The proteins below come from a single Corylus avellana chromosome ca3, CavTom2PMs-1.0 genomic window:
- the LOC132175314 gene encoding tobamovirus multiplication protein 2B codes for MATSTTSGKSREGTAKAMVADQISQTVQSTSNLLHLMQQSSASQAQLIKLPKNLLAKTSAIKNTGQVLEQMPRVISSLDAHMENGLQSVPHLQTVIQLLANIESCQINSISQAHLSQEEHELVKPSEIP; via the exons ATGGCAACTTCAACGACCAGCGGGAAGAGCAGAGAAGGCACGGCCAAAGCCATGGTGGCCGATCAGATCTCCCAGACCGTTCAGTCCACCTCCAATCTCCTCCATCTCATGCAACAATCCTCTGCTTCCCAG GCCCAACTGATAAAGCTTCCAAAGAACCTTTTGGCAAAAACCTCTGCAATCAAGAATACTGGGCAG GTGTTAGAGCAGATGCCTCGAGTCATTTCATCCTTAGATGCTCATATGGAGAATGGATTACAAAG TGTTCCTCATCTACAAACTGTGATCCAGTTACTTGCAAATATTGAAAGCTGCCAGATTAATTCTATCTCTCAAGCTCATCTCTCTCAAGAG GAACATGAGTTGGTAAAACCTTCAGAGATTCCTTAG
- the LOC132174696 gene encoding ribose-phosphate pyrophosphokinase 1: MAAASVTLPCASSSSASSSSAAASSSLFSRSCSLGHRRFVSYDSRSRAHAPNSVKCDLAEPFKNVNGKPIVPILNERTLPKFLETARMEKTVNRTSTRLKLFSGTANPALSQEIAWYMGLELGKINIKRFADGEIYVQLQESVRGCDVYLIQPTCPPANENLMELLIMIDACRRASAKTITAVIPYFGYARADRKTQGRESIAAKLVANLITEAGANRVLACDLHSGQSMGYFDIPVDHVYAQPVILDYLASKTISSQDLVVVSPDVGGVARARAFAKKLSDAPLAIVDKRRHGHNVAEVMNLIGDVKGKVAVMMDDMIDTAGTIAKGAALLHEEGAREVYACCTHAVFSPPAIERLSSGLFQEVIITNTIPIAEKNYFPQLTVLSVANLLGETIWRVHDDCSVSSIFQ, translated from the exons ATGGCTGCTGCCTCAGTGACTCTGCCGTGTGCTTCTTCTTCGTCTGCTTCGTCGTCTTCGGCGGCGGCGTCTTCGTCGCTGTTCTCTCGGAGCTGCTCTCTCGGCCACAGACGCTTCGTGTCCTACGACTCTCGCTCGCGAGCTCACGCTCCCAACAGCGTT AAATGTGATCTCGCAGAACCGTTCAAAAATGTAAATGGGAAGCCAATTGTTCCCATCCTTAACGAGCGGACGCTACCCAAGTTCTTGGAAACGGCACGCATGGAGAAAACGGTCAACAGGACTAGTACCAGGCTCAAGCTATTTTCTGGCACTGCAAATCCTGCACTTTCTCAG GAAATTGCTTGGTACATGGGCCTGGAACTTGGAAAGATCAACATAAAACGATTTGCTGATGGTGAAATATATGTTCAGTTGCAAGAGAGTGTCAGAGGATGTGATGTATACCTAATACAGCCTACCTGCCCTCCTGCAAATGAGAATCTCATGGAGCTTTTAATAATGATAGATGCTTGCCGTAGAGCATCGGCCAAGACCATTACTGCAGTGATTCCATATTTTGGATATGCCAGAGCTGACAGAAAG ACTCAGGGACGTGAATCAATTGCAGCCAAACTAGTTGCGAACCTTATCACAGAAGCGGGTGCAAACCGTGTTCTGGCTTGTGACCTTCATTCTGGGCAGTCCATGGGTTACTTTGATATTCCGGTGGATCATGTATATGCTCAG CCTGTGATTCTTGATTATCTTGCCAGCAAGACGATTAGTTCTCAAGATTTGGTAGTGGTTTCCCCTGATGTTGGTGGGGTAGCCAGGGCACGTgcttttgcaaaaaaattatCTGATGCGCCTTTAGCCATTGTGGACAAGAGGCGTCACGGACATAACGTTGCTGAG GTGATGAATCTGATTGGAGATGTGAAAGGAAAAGTTGCAGTTATGATGGATGACATGATTGACACTGCTG GGACTATTGCTAAAGGTGCAGCTCTTTTACATGAAGAGGGGGCCAGGGAGGTCTATGCATGCTGCACTCACGCCGTTTTCAG CCCTCCTGCAATTGAGAGGTTGTCAAGCGGCCTGTTTCAAGAGGTGATTATTACAAACACGATTCCCATTGCAGAGAAGAACTACTTCCCCCAGTTGACTGTTCTTTCAGTAGCAAACCTGTTGGGTGAAACTATTTGGCGTGTTCATGATGATTGTTCAGTGAGTAGCATTTTCCAATGA